DNA from Terriglobales bacterium:
CGCTTCCAGCTCTCCTACCGGCTGCCTTACAGCGGACATCTCGACTTCAAGCCGCGGCTCACCTTGCCGGTCGAGCACCTGGTAGTGATGCATCCCACTTCCATGCAGTTCACGCCCGCGCCCGGTTCCGCCGGCTTTGAGCAGAACATGGAGGACCAGGGTGCGCTCATCCACGTGGCCACTACGGTTGCGCCCGGAAGCGAACCGGCGTATCGCATCGCGGGCACCGGCACCATGCCGGAGATCGCTTCGAGTGCCGGAGGCTCGGGCGGTGCAGCCTCTGCCGCTGCCGAGGGCCAGCGTCAGGGTCCGGGCGGCGGCCTCGGCCCGCCTTCTGAGGGCCCCAACCCGCTGCAAGGTCAGATGGGGTGGATCCTCGGCGGCTTTGCCGTGTTGCTCACGTTCGGCGCCATCATGATGATGCGCCGCCCGCGCCTCGCTCCCGCCCCGGGCGGCGGTTCTGCCGTCGCCGTCCCGCGACCGTCGGCAGCGGGCGCTACGGCTGCCTTGCCCTCCGCTCCCACGCGTTCTGCGTTGTTGCTCGACGCCCTGAAAGAAGAGCTCTTCGCCCTCGAAGTCGACCGCCAGCAGGGCCGTCTCTCCCCCGAGGAGTACGAGAAAACCAAGGCCGCCCTCGACCTCACCCTGGCGCGCGCTCTAAGTCGAACGAAAAAAGCCGGTTAGCTTCCGGAACCACAGCCTCGCAACTTCGTACTTATTAGTGGATTTGTTTGACTCGGAGGAAGGAGGAAATTCCGGTACCGTCCCTGATCCCGGCCCGAGGGGGAAACACTGGGTACTGGGTACTCGCAACTCGGTACTCGCCACTCCTCACCGGCATCTAATGTTGTGATGTGAGGCACGAAAGGAGCTATGGGAAACACTTTCAAGACCGCATTCCTTCTCACCGCGATGACCCTTCTGCTGGTGTCGCTCGGGCGCGCCTTCGGCGGCCAGAGCGGCATGGTGCTGGCGCTGGGGCTGGCCGTGGTGATGAACTTTGTCGCCTACTTTTTTTCCGACAAGCTGGCATTGGCAGCCTATCGCGCGCAACCTGTCACGCGCGAGCAGTTGCCGCAGGTCTATGACATCGTCGAGCGCCTGACGCAGCGCATGGGCATGCCCATGCCTAAGCTGTATGTCATCCCCACAGATTCACCAAATGCGTTTGCCACAGGCCGCAACCCGCAGCACGCGTCCGTGGCCGTCACCATGGGGATTCTCAAGCTGCTGAGCAACGAGGAACTGGAAGGCGTGCTGGCGCACGAGCTGGGCCATGTGCGCAACCGCGACATCCTCATCAGCTCGATTGCCGCTACCCTCGCCGGGGCTATCACCTGGCTGGCCGAGATCGGCCGCTTCGGCTTGATCTTCGGCGGCTACAGCCGCGACGACCGCGATCGCGGTGGCGGTATCGGGGCGCTGCTCATGCTGCTTCTCGCGCCGCTGGCGGCCATGCTCATCCAGT
Protein-coding regions in this window:
- a CDS encoding carboxypeptidase-like regulatory domain-containing protein, yielding MNFHRRIALVALLVLPLSALGQSLAGTVRNLTTGKPQARAEVVLLRMDQGMDEEARTQADAQGRFSFKLADAAVPHMVRVNHQDVNYFRQAPPGTESVEVEVYDAAARVEGIRGIVNVLRYQADASGLQVTEVYGIKNESSPPRTWMDKRTLQIYLPAGAQIDSALVAGPGGLPVNSSPVPMDDKGHYGFVFPIRPGETRFQLSYRLPYSGHLDFKPRLTLPVEHLVVMHPTSMQFTPAPGSAGFEQNMEDQGALIHVATTVAPGSEPAYRIAGTGTMPEIASSAGGSGGAASAAAEGQRQGPGGGLGPPSEGPNPLQGQMGWILGGFAVLLTFGAIMMMRRPRLAPAPGGGSAVAVPRPSAAGATAALPSAPTRSALLLDALKEELFALEVDRQQGRLSPEEYEKTKAALDLTLARALSRTKKAG
- a CDS encoding zinc metalloprotease HtpX — protein: MTLLLVSLGRAFGGQSGMVLALGLAVVMNFVAYFFSDKLALAAYRAQPVTREQLPQVYDIVERLTQRMGMPMPKLYVIPTDSPNAFATGRNPQHASVAVTMGILKLLSNEELEGVLAHELGHVRNRDILISSIAATLAGAITWLAEIGRFGLIFGGYSRDDRDRGGGIGALLMLLLAPLAAMLIQFAVSRSREYAADATGAELTGNPYGLARALEKLDAYSKRLPMAASPSSAHLFIVQPLTGADFASLFSTHPPIPKRIERLIGRPGGSV